The Faecalibacterium prausnitzii genome includes a window with the following:
- a CDS encoding QueT transporter family protein has translation MNQNSSVRKLARCAVVAAIYVVLCMALQPFSYGAVQVRVAEALCLLPVFGPEYIAGVVLGCFLANLLGSTIVDVIFGTLATLLACLVTYKLRDLRFKGLALAASLPPVLFNAVIIGIEIAVLFPDPSSSAPLWLACITNGISVGIGELISCTVLGVLLVKIIETNAALRKVFVSE, from the coding sequence ATGAATCAGAATTCGTCTGTCCGCAAGCTGGCCCGCTGCGCTGTGGTCGCAGCCATTTACGTGGTGCTCTGCATGGCATTGCAGCCGTTCTCCTACGGCGCAGTGCAGGTGCGCGTGGCCGAGGCTCTCTGCCTGCTGCCCGTGTTCGGCCCGGAGTACATCGCCGGTGTCGTGCTGGGCTGCTTCCTGGCCAACCTGCTGGGTTCCACCATCGTGGACGTCATCTTCGGCACATTGGCCACCCTGCTGGCCTGCCTTGTTACCTACAAGCTGCGGGATCTCCGCTTCAAGGGTCTGGCTCTGGCAGCTTCGCTGCCGCCGGTGCTCTTCAACGCCGTCATCATTGGCATTGAGATTGCCGTCCTCTTCCCCGACCCGTCTTCTTCGGCCCCGCTGTGGCTGGCCTGCATCACCAACGGCATCTCCGTCGGCATCGGCGAGCTCATCAGCTGCACCGTGCTGGGCGTCCTGCTGGTCAAGATCATCGAGACCAACGCCGCCCTGCGCAAGGTCTTCGTCTCCGAATAA
- a CDS encoding Type 1 glutamine amidotransferase-like domain-containing protein, with translation MKLFLCSHFSSVGSLIKEEIENKKVAFIPTASLREGYTGYVGSARKLFKKLGAIVTEIDISTEAYSTIQSVFEDADVIYFTGGNSFFLIDQLRKTGTDELLKKELAKGKLMIGESAGAIICAPSIQYIEQMDEKPEDYSQEDDAGLDLIDFYVLPHYLTAPFKKVTEKIMTEFSDLNLCPINNRQGIVIDGEGSKVICKD, from the coding sequence ATGAAACTGTTTTTATGTTCGCACTTTTCAAGTGTAGGAAGTCTGATAAAGGAAGAAATTGAAAATAAAAAAGTCGCATTTATTCCAACAGCTTCGCTGCGTGAAGGCTACACCGGTTATGTCGGCTCGGCTCGAAAATTATTCAAAAAGTTGGGAGCAATCGTAACTGAAATTGATATTTCAACGGAGGCTTATTCAACGATACAGTCTGTTTTTGAAGATGCGGATGTGATATATTTTACCGGCGGAAATTCTTTTTTCCTTATAGACCAGCTCCGTAAAACGGGAACGGATGAGCTGTTGAAGAAAGAATTGGCAAAGGGAAAACTGATGATTGGTGAATCGGCAGGTGCGATTATATGCGCTCCAAGCATCCAATATATCGAGCAAATGGATGAAAAGCCGGAGGACTACTCACAAGAAGATGATGCAGGGCTTGATTTGATTGATTTCTATGTTCTTCCGCATTATCTTACAGCACCATTTAAGAAAGTTACCGAGAAAATAATGACTGAGTTTTCGGATTTGAATCTATGCCCAATTAACAACCGTCAGGGAATTGTAATTGATGGTGAAGGTTCAAAGGTTATTTGCAAAGACTAA
- a CDS encoding M20 metallopeptidase family protein, producing MDPKELMAEAAVLEPQLQNWRRTLHRHPEVGFDLPQTRALVKQALTEMGYTPQDCGKAGILVLAGGKKPGKTILLRGDMDALPIQEESGVDFASEVPGRMHGCGHDMHTAMMLGAAKLLKAHEEELEGTVKLEFQPAEEIFQGSPDMIANGLLENPKVDAAVMFHVLAGMPLPSGMVLVPGGGITMASCEQYHITVHGKGGHGSMPEACIDPVTAAAHIHIALQEINSREMDPHSFGVFTTGRFQAGAASNVIPDTAEMWGTIRTIDSENKVGELIHKRMTEIAQGVAAAYRCTAEVGFSDYCPCMVVDHALAGNAMTYMTELVGQGAMDMSKLTGGKPGGGSEDFAFVSHEVPTVSMFLSAGNAKEGYAYGQHHPKVKFDDSILYEGSAAYSWFALRWLSEHK from the coding sequence ATGGACCCGAAGGAACTGATGGCAGAAGCCGCCGTGCTGGAACCCCAGCTGCAAAACTGGCGGCGCACCCTGCACCGGCACCCGGAGGTAGGCTTCGACCTGCCCCAGACCAGAGCGCTGGTCAAGCAGGCACTCACCGAGATGGGGTACACCCCGCAGGACTGCGGCAAGGCGGGCATCCTTGTGCTGGCGGGCGGCAAAAAGCCGGGCAAGACCATTCTGCTGCGCGGCGACATGGACGCTCTGCCCATTCAGGAGGAGTCCGGTGTGGACTTTGCCTCTGAGGTGCCCGGCCGGATGCACGGCTGCGGCCACGACATGCACACGGCCATGATGCTGGGTGCGGCCAAGCTGCTCAAAGCCCACGAAGAGGAGCTGGAAGGCACCGTCAAGCTGGAGTTCCAGCCGGCGGAGGAGATCTTTCAGGGCTCCCCGGATATGATCGCCAACGGCCTGCTGGAAAACCCGAAGGTGGATGCGGCGGTCATGTTCCATGTGTTGGCTGGTATGCCTCTGCCCTCCGGCATGGTGCTGGTGCCGGGCGGCGGCATCACGATGGCCAGCTGCGAGCAGTACCACATCACCGTCCATGGCAAGGGCGGCCACGGCTCCATGCCCGAAGCCTGCATCGACCCCGTCACGGCGGCGGCGCACATCCACATCGCGCTGCAGGAAATCAACAGCCGGGAGATGGACCCGCACAGCTTCGGCGTCTTTACGACCGGCCGCTTCCAGGCAGGTGCCGCCTCCAACGTCATCCCCGACACGGCGGAGATGTGGGGCACCATCCGCACCATCGACTCCGAAAACAAGGTCGGTGAGCTGATCCACAAGCGGATGACAGAGATCGCACAGGGCGTGGCGGCGGCCTACCGCTGCACCGCCGAGGTCGGCTTCAGCGACTACTGCCCCTGCATGGTGGTGGACCACGCCCTCGCCGGGAATGCAATGACCTATATGACCGAGCTTGTGGGCCAGGGCGCAATGGATATGTCCAAGCTCACGGGCGGCAAGCCGGGCGGCGGCAGCGAGGACTTCGCCTTCGTCAGCCACGAGGTGCCCACCGTCAGCATGTTCCTGTCGGCGGGCAACGCCAAGGAGGGCTACGCCTACGGCCAGCATCACCCGAAGGTCAAGTTCGATGACAGCATCCTCTATGAGGGCAGCGCGGCCTACAGCTGGTTCGCTCTGCGCTGGCTGAGCGAGCACAAGTAA
- a CDS encoding type II toxin-antitoxin system HicB family antitoxin, whose protein sequence is MNNTMEYKGYVGSVEFSEEDGLFYGKVMGIRALLSYEGTTAAELVCDFHNAVDDYLTLCEETHKEPERAYKGSFNVRISPELHKQAVIFAAAHNMSLNSFVENSIQQAVHTR, encoded by the coding sequence ATGAATAACACGATGGAATACAAAGGCTATGTGGGAAGCGTGGAATTCTCGGAAGAAGACGGCCTCTTTTACGGAAAAGTCATGGGCATCCGTGCGCTGCTCTCCTATGAGGGGACCACAGCGGCGGAGCTGGTCTGCGATTTCCACAATGCCGTCGATGATTACCTGACTCTGTGCGAAGAGACCCACAAGGAACCGGAGCGGGCGTATAAGGGCAGCTTCAATGTCCGCATCTCGCCGGAGCTGCACAAGCAGGCCGTGATCTTTGCTGCGGCACACAATATGAGCCTGAACAGCTTTGTGGAAAATTCCATTCAACAGGCTGTGCACACAAGATAA
- a CDS encoding type II toxin-antitoxin system HicA family toxin has protein sequence MGQKEKLIERLKSKPKTFTFDDAESLLRYFAYERSNKGRTSGSRIMFVSEEHPPIMMHRPHPRKELLEYQVKQLIQILEQEGLL, from the coding sequence ATGGGTCAGAAGGAAAAGCTGATCGAACGCCTGAAATCGAAACCGAAGACATTCACATTTGATGATGCGGAAAGCCTGCTGCGGTATTTCGCCTATGAGCGCTCCAACAAAGGCCGGACCAGCGGGTCCCGGATCATGTTCGTATCTGAGGAACATCCGCCCATCATGATGCACCGACCCCACCCCAGAAAAGAGCTGCTGGAATATCAGGTGAAGCAGCTCATCCAGATTTTGGAACAGGAGGGACTTCTATGA
- the secA gene encoding preprotein translocase subunit SecA, translated as MSLAEKIFGTFSDRELKKINPITKKVLALEPKYQTLSDADLQAQTPALKARLAGGETLDDILPDAFAVCREAAWRVLGMKHFPVQVTGGIALHRGAIAEMQTGEGKTLVATLPAYLNALTGEGVHIVTVNDYLAKRDSEWMGKLYRWLGLSVGLIVQGIDGDSRRRAYNADITYGTNNEFGFDYLRDNMVTYKDNMVQRGHTYAIVDEVDSILIDEARTPLIISGRGEDSSSLYTQVDRFVRTLRKSVVVELEDKVETDEQTDGDYVVDEKHKTCTLTAKGIKKAEEYFKIENLAAAENMTLAHHIDQAIKAYGVMKKDIDYVVKNGEVIIVDEFTGRLMIGRRYNEGLHQAIEAKEGVKIAAESKTLATITFQNYFRMYKKLAGMTGTAKTEATEFTEIYGLNIVTVPTNRPNIRKDYPDAVYKTVNGKYRAVIEQVMECHKNGQPVLVGTVSVEKSETLAKMLQKHTRDFNVLNAKNHEREAEIVAQAGKKGAITIATNMAGRGTDIMLGGNAEFMAKAQMRKEHFCENLLNPEKPEDADPNAVELLLTEADGHGDTTDENILAARRRFEELYAQYKPAIEAEADEVRKAGGLFIIGTERHESRRIDNQLRGRAGRQGDPGASRFYLSLEDDLMRLFGGDRVSSLMDTLKLDENTPIENRMITSTLESAQKKLEGRNFEIRKNVLKYDDVMNQQREIIYGQRRKVLDGEDISTEMHNMLRENIDSSCKQFLAGDVKDEWDFGALRRHYQGWLTTDADFHYTVADYDSLSVQGIADLLYDRGMDILNDKEQRYGPQLMRELERICLLKCVDRQWMDHIDNMDQLRQGIALRGYGQKDPVVEYRIEGFDMFDQMVDSIRESSIKMLLTIEVRGAGTAAPKREQVAKPTGEGFVPGNGAPGAKGAPKGQPVRVIKIGRNDPCPCGSGLKWKKCTCAQYHPNGSDGGEQ; from the coding sequence ATGTCCCTAGCTGAAAAGATCTTCGGTACCTTCTCGGACCGGGAGCTGAAAAAGATCAACCCGATCACCAAAAAGGTGCTGGCCCTGGAACCCAAATACCAGACACTGTCCGATGCCGACCTGCAGGCCCAGACCCCCGCACTGAAGGCGCGTCTGGCCGGCGGCGAGACGCTGGACGATATCCTGCCCGATGCCTTTGCCGTCTGCCGCGAGGCTGCCTGGCGTGTGCTGGGCATGAAGCACTTCCCGGTGCAGGTCACCGGCGGCATCGCCCTGCATCGCGGTGCCATCGCTGAGATGCAGACCGGTGAAGGCAAGACCCTTGTGGCCACTCTGCCCGCCTACCTGAACGCCCTGACCGGCGAAGGCGTCCACATTGTCACCGTCAACGACTATCTGGCCAAGCGCGACAGCGAGTGGATGGGCAAGCTCTACCGCTGGCTGGGCCTGTCCGTCGGCCTCATCGTGCAGGGCATCGACGGCGACAGCCGCCGCCGTGCCTACAATGCCGATATCACCTACGGCACCAACAACGAGTTCGGCTTCGACTACCTGCGCGACAACATGGTGACCTATAAGGACAACATGGTCCAGCGCGGCCACACCTACGCCATCGTCGATGAGGTGGACTCCATCCTCATCGACGAAGCCCGCACCCCGCTCATCATCTCCGGCCGCGGCGAGGATTCGTCCAGCCTGTACACGCAGGTGGACCGCTTCGTCCGCACCCTGCGCAAGAGCGTGGTGGTCGAGCTGGAAGACAAGGTGGAGACCGACGAGCAGACCGACGGCGATTACGTTGTGGACGAAAAGCACAAGACCTGCACCCTGACCGCCAAAGGCATCAAAAAGGCCGAGGAATACTTCAAGATCGAGAACCTGGCCGCTGCCGAGAACATGACGCTGGCCCACCACATCGACCAGGCCATCAAGGCCTACGGTGTCATGAAAAAGGACATCGACTATGTGGTCAAGAACGGCGAGGTCATCATCGTCGATGAGTTCACGGGCCGCCTGATGATCGGCCGCCGCTACAACGAGGGCCTGCATCAGGCCATCGAGGCCAAGGAGGGCGTGAAGATCGCAGCCGAGAGCAAGACGCTGGCGACCATCACCTTCCAGAACTATTTCCGCATGTACAAGAAGCTGGCCGGTATGACCGGTACGGCCAAGACCGAGGCCACCGAGTTCACTGAGATCTACGGCCTGAACATCGTCACCGTGCCCACCAACCGCCCCAACATCCGCAAGGACTATCCCGATGCGGTCTACAAGACCGTCAACGGCAAATACCGCGCCGTCATCGAGCAGGTGATGGAGTGCCACAAAAACGGCCAGCCCGTTCTGGTGGGCACCGTCAGTGTGGAAAAGAGCGAGACGCTGGCGAAGATGCTGCAAAAACACACCCGCGATTTCAACGTGCTGAACGCGAAGAACCACGAGCGCGAGGCCGAGATCGTGGCGCAGGCCGGTAAAAAGGGTGCCATCACCATCGCCACCAACATGGCAGGCCGCGGCACCGATATCATGCTGGGCGGCAACGCAGAGTTCATGGCCAAGGCCCAGATGCGCAAGGAGCACTTCTGCGAGAACCTGCTCAACCCCGAAAAGCCAGAAGATGCCGACCCGAACGCCGTGGAACTGCTGCTGACCGAGGCCGACGGCCACGGAGACACCACCGATGAGAACATCCTCGCGGCCCGCAGACGGTTCGAGGAGCTGTACGCCCAGTACAAGCCCGCCATCGAAGCCGAAGCGGACGAGGTGCGCAAGGCGGGCGGCCTGTTCATCATCGGCACCGAGCGCCACGAGAGCCGCCGCATCGACAACCAGCTGCGCGGCCGTGCCGGCCGTCAGGGCGACCCCGGCGCATCCCGCTTCTACCTGAGCCTGGAAGATGACCTGATGCGTCTGTTCGGCGGCGACCGCGTTTCCAGTCTGATGGATACCCTCAAGCTGGACGAGAACACCCCCATCGAGAACCGCATGATCACCAGCACCCTCGAAAGCGCCCAGAAGAAGCTGGAAGGCCGGAACTTTGAGATCCGCAAGAACGTGCTGAAGTACGACGATGTCATGAACCAGCAGCGCGAGATCATCTACGGCCAGCGCCGCAAGGTGCTCGACGGTGAGGACATCAGCACCGAGATGCACAACATGCTGCGGGAGAACATTGACTCCAGCTGCAAGCAGTTCCTGGCCGGTGACGTCAAGGACGAGTGGGACTTTGGTGCGCTCCGCCGCCACTATCAGGGCTGGCTGACGACCGACGCCGACTTCCACTATACTGTGGCAGATTACGACAGCCTCTCGGTCCAGGGCATCGCCGATCTGCTGTACGACCGCGGGATGGACATCCTGAACGACAAGGAACAGCGCTACGGCCCGCAGCTGATGCGGGAGCTGGAACGCATCTGCCTGCTCAAGTGTGTAGACCGCCAGTGGATGGACCATATTGACAACATGGACCAGCTGCGTCAGGGCATCGCGCTGCGCGGCTACGGCCAGAAAGACCCCGTCGTTGAGTACCGCATCGAGGGCTTTGACATGTTCGACCAGATGGTCGATTCCATCCGCGAGTCCAGCATCAAGATGCTGCTGACCATCGAGGTGCGCGGTGCGGGCACTGCGGCCCCCAAGCGGGAGCAGGTGGCCAAGCCCACCGGCGAAGGCTTTGTGCCCGGCAACGGCGCACCCGGTGCCAAGGGTGCCCCCAAGGGCCAGCCCGTCCGCGTCATCAAGATCGGCCGCAACGACCCCTGCCCCTGCGGCAGCGGCCTTAAATGGAAGAAGTGCACCTGCGCCCAGTACCACCCCAATGGTTCCGACGGCGGGGAGCAGTGA
- a CDS encoding competence/damage-inducible protein A yields the protein MTAEIISVGTELLLGNILNTNAQYLSRELADLGITVQRESTIGDNQGRLADFVNEAKARCDLLVFTGGLGPTADDLTKETVAACYGDTLAFDEEEWAKITRYFARSGRETTPNNRKQAMVPVHGRKIVNHHGTAPGAWFEQDGRCAVLMPGVPSEMKAMWTESIRPLLLERQNCTLHSITLRVLGGESNLEYQVRDLLDHANPTAAIYCKTGECEIRITARAASDEDGEKMCRAYARKFYDLLGDAVYDEDVAGLEETVVRTLKEKGLTVSTAESCTGGMIAERVTAVSGSSEVFGYGFVTYWEQAKAKLVGVDPDVIARYNVVSAPVAAQMALGAAKASGSDIAVSVTGVAGPTGGDAVRPVGTVYLGAARGGTVYVKKLFVSRPDRALVRARAAQAALELVLRLAQGRTPAGTKPLTAAQQHDTAVLDALDAAFLSE from the coding sequence ATGACCGCAGAGATCATCAGTGTGGGCACCGAGCTGCTGCTCGGCAACATCCTGAATACCAACGCCCAGTATCTGAGCCGGGAACTGGCCGACCTGGGCATCACCGTGCAGCGGGAGAGTACCATCGGCGACAACCAGGGCCGTCTGGCGGACTTCGTCAACGAGGCCAAGGCCCGGTGTGACCTGCTGGTCTTCACCGGAGGCTTAGGCCCCACAGCAGACGACCTGACCAAAGAGACGGTGGCGGCCTGCTACGGCGATACGCTGGCCTTTGACGAAGAAGAGTGGGCGAAGATCACTCGCTACTTTGCCCGCTCCGGCCGCGAGACGACTCCCAACAACCGCAAGCAGGCCATGGTGCCCGTGCACGGGCGGAAGATCGTCAACCACCACGGCACCGCCCCCGGCGCCTGGTTCGAGCAGGACGGCCGCTGCGCCGTTCTGATGCCGGGCGTCCCCAGTGAGATGAAGGCGATGTGGACGGAGAGCATCCGCCCGCTGCTGCTGGAACGCCAGAACTGCACCCTGCACTCCATCACCCTGCGGGTGCTGGGCGGCGAGAGCAATCTGGAATATCAGGTGCGGGACCTGCTGGATCATGCCAACCCCACCGCCGCCATCTACTGCAAGACCGGCGAATGCGAGATCCGCATCACGGCCCGTGCCGCCTCCGACGAGGACGGCGAAAAAATGTGCCGCGCATACGCCAGGAAGTTCTACGATCTGCTGGGCGATGCGGTGTATGATGAGGATGTGGCCGGGCTGGAAGAAACGGTGGTGCGCACCCTGAAGGAAAAGGGGCTCACCGTCTCCACCGCCGAGAGCTGCACCGGCGGCATGATCGCAGAGCGCGTCACCGCAGTGTCAGGCTCCAGCGAGGTGTTCGGCTACGGCTTTGTGACCTATTGGGAGCAGGCGAAGGCGAAGCTCGTCGGCGTGGACCCGGACGTCATCGCACGATACAATGTGGTGTCGGCCCCGGTGGCCGCGCAGATGGCGCTGGGCGCGGCGAAGGCGTCCGGCTCGGACATCGCCGTCAGCGTGACCGGCGTAGCAGGCCCCACCGGCGGCGATGCCGTCCGCCCGGTGGGCACCGTCTATCTGGGTGCGGCCCGCGGCGGGACCGTGTATGTGAAGAAGCTCTTCGTCTCCCGCCCGGACCGTGCGCTGGTCCGCGCCCGCGCTGCGCAGGCTGCACTGGAACTGGTGCTGCGTCTGGCGCAGGGCAGGACCCCCGCAGGCACAAAGCCCCTGACCGCAGCCCAGCAGCACGACACGGCCGTGCTCGATGCGCTGGACGCGGCATTCTTGAGCGAATAA
- the thiI gene encoding tRNA uracil 4-sulfurtransferase ThiI: MREIIMGYQGEMSLKGLNRNQFESAMMKILRYRLKTVGRFKVYCTQSTFYMEPEEEDIDMDLAFDRVRTVFGLAALSRAVVCEKDFDTICQTAEDYLGGSLHGIRTFKVEARRSDKTYPMTSPELMRELGAYLLGKHNYLKVDVRNPQFKVIVEIRDYGAYIHGPKIPGEGGLPVGTSGRALNMLSGGIDSPVAAYRMAKRGLALDHIHFASPPYTSERAKLKVKALAQKITPYTGSTNLFVVPYTRPQEYIRDNAPDVLFTVLMRRSMMRIANSIAQKQGSEALITGESLAQVASQTVKALQCTDAAQDLPILRPLIGMDKTEIIETSRHIGTFETSILPYEDCCTIFTPPHPKIRPELDEILTAEAAMPGLAALEAEAAENTERIRIRITDEIEFEG; the protein is encoded by the coding sequence ATGAGAGAGATCATTATGGGCTATCAGGGCGAGATGTCCCTGAAGGGCCTCAACCGCAACCAGTTCGAGTCGGCCATGATGAAGATCCTGCGGTACCGGCTCAAGACCGTGGGCAGATTCAAGGTCTACTGCACCCAGTCTACCTTTTATATGGAGCCGGAGGAAGAGGACATCGACATGGACCTCGCCTTCGACCGGGTGCGCACCGTCTTTGGTCTGGCCGCACTGAGCCGCGCGGTGGTCTGCGAGAAGGACTTTGACACCATCTGCCAGACCGCTGAGGACTATCTCGGCGGCAGCCTGCACGGCATCAGGACCTTCAAGGTAGAGGCCCGCCGCTCGGATAAGACCTACCCCATGACCAGCCCCGAACTGATGCGGGAGTTGGGCGCGTATCTGCTGGGCAAACACAACTACCTCAAGGTGGATGTCCGCAACCCGCAGTTCAAGGTCATCGTGGAGATCCGCGATTATGGTGCCTACATCCACGGCCCGAAGATCCCCGGCGAGGGCGGTCTGCCCGTGGGGACTTCCGGCCGCGCCCTGAACATGCTCTCCGGCGGCATCGACAGCCCGGTGGCTGCGTACCGGATGGCAAAGCGCGGTCTGGCGCTGGACCACATCCATTTTGCGTCCCCTCCGTATACTTCGGAGCGTGCAAAACTCAAAGTTAAGGCACTGGCCCAGAAGATCACGCCCTACACCGGCAGCACCAACCTCTTCGTGGTGCCCTACACCCGGCCGCAGGAGTACATCCGGGACAACGCCCCCGATGTGCTGTTCACGGTGCTGATGCGCCGCAGCATGATGCGCATCGCCAACAGCATCGCCCAAAAGCAGGGCAGCGAGGCCCTCATCACCGGCGAGAGCCTGGCGCAGGTGGCCAGCCAGACCGTCAAGGCGCTGCAATGCACCGATGCGGCCCAGGACCTGCCCATCCTCCGCCCCCTCATCGGCATGGACAAGACCGAGATCATCGAGACCTCCCGCCACATCGGCACGTTTGAAACTAGCATCCTGCCCTATGAGGACTGCTGCACCATCTTCACTCCGCCGCACCCGAAGATCCGTCCGGAGCTGGACGAGATCCTGACCGCCGAAGCCGCTATGCCGGGTCTGGCTGCACTGGAAGCCGAAGCGGCAGAGAACACCGAGCGCATCCGCATCCGGATCACCGACGAGATCGAGTTTGAGGGGTGA
- a CDS encoding cysteine desulfurase family protein, whose protein sequence is MLQNPKLHYLDNAATTIVAPDVADVIDRAMREHWANPSSLYAPGARSEEALNAARAVVARSLGCKSRELYFTSCGSEGNNMALLGAALTRKFGKGIVVSGFEHPSVQKPLERLAAMGYDVTVVAPRPDGTLDIDEMLSHVDRNTILVACMMVNNEIGTRNEVERLAAEVKRKNSRTLVHVDAVQAWMRVPIKLANIDTLAVSGHKIHAPKGVGALYLSDSLAQAFQPPYLGGEQEREKRPGTENLPYAVGLAAAVSRLSKNMKSRDAAVRALNQQLREGLKAFPEVEINSPDSAVPEVLNFSENCIKSETMLAFLAEEQIYVSSASACGRGQPSHTLAAMGCSPLAIDTAIRVSFCADNTPEDVDAFLNRFEDGMKHLQRIRR, encoded by the coding sequence ATGCTGCAAAATCCTAAATTGCATTATCTGGACAACGCCGCCACCACCATCGTGGCCCCGGACGTGGCGGATGTCATCGACAGGGCCATGCGGGAGCACTGGGCGAATCCGTCGTCCCTGTACGCCCCCGGTGCCCGGAGCGAAGAAGCCCTGAACGCGGCCCGCGCCGTGGTGGCCCGGAGCCTGGGCTGCAAATCGCGGGAGCTGTACTTCACCTCCTGCGGCAGCGAGGGCAACAACATGGCCCTGCTTGGCGCGGCGCTGACCCGGAAGTTTGGCAAGGGCATCGTGGTGTCCGGTTTTGAACACCCCAGTGTGCAAAAGCCGCTGGAACGTCTGGCCGCGATGGGCTATGACGTCACGGTCGTGGCCCCCCGCCCGGACGGTACGCTGGACATCGACGAGATGCTGTCGCATGTGGACAGGAATACCATCCTTGTGGCCTGCATGATGGTCAACAACGAAATCGGCACCCGGAACGAGGTCGAGCGTCTGGCCGCCGAGGTCAAGCGGAAGAACAGCCGCACCCTCGTCCATGTGGACGCGGTGCAGGCGTGGATGCGGGTCCCCATCAAGCTGGCCAACATCGACACGCTGGCGGTGAGCGGCCACAAGATCCACGCGCCCAAGGGCGTGGGGGCGCTCTACCTCAGCGACAGTCTGGCACAGGCGTTCCAGCCGCCCTACCTTGGCGGCGAGCAGGAGCGTGAGAAGCGCCCCGGCACCGAGAACCTGCCCTACGCGGTGGGGCTGGCCGCTGCGGTCAGCCGCCTTTCGAAGAACATGAAGAGCCGGGACGCCGCCGTCCGCGCCTTGAACCAGCAGCTGCGCGAGGGGCTGAAAGCCTTCCCCGAAGTGGAGATCAACAGCCCGGACAGCGCCGTGCCGGAGGTACTGAACTTCAGCGAGAACTGCATCAAGAGCGAGACGATGCTGGCGTTTCTGGCGGAGGAGCAGATCTATGTCTCGTCGGCCAGTGCCTGCGGGCGGGGCCAGCCCAGCCATACGCTGGCGGCCATGGGCTGCAGCCCGCTGGCCATCGACACGGCCATCCGAGTGTCCTTCTGTGCAGACAACACCCCCGAAGATGTGGATGCCTTCCTGAACCGCTTTGAGGATGGCATGAAGCATTTGCAGAGAATAAGGAGATAA
- a CDS encoding GDSL-type esterase/lipase family protein, which yields MADYQEYRRRILRKRWFRTFSVAGLLFLLVLVSVVGTLWKRLHREHSPAAVQGPTIFQQELQGSEWNTVHYTPARRLAVQLSADGTTAMDFRLAALAESPAVDRSYFNNACFLGDSLTQGMQIYSTGLPEASFYAYKGIGPNAVVNSTTCTRRDGVKEIPMEVLTAQQPKVLYILLGTNVLNRDGDYSSFLTYYRLMLDMIAQALPNTQIYVQSITPVRPEVRASHPGLYKERLCEINDELSAIALEKGCVFLNLWEALADENGDLKAEYAQSDGYHVKPEGYTAWVDYLRTHTINPGVTSAAA from the coding sequence ATGGCCGATTATCAGGAATACCGCCGCCGGATCCTCCGCAAGCGCTGGTTCCGGACCTTCTCCGTTGCAGGGCTGCTCTTCCTGCTGGTGCTGGTGAGCGTCGTGGGCACACTGTGGAAACGGCTCCACCGGGAGCACTCCCCCGCCGCCGTGCAGGGGCCGACCATCTTCCAGCAGGAGCTGCAAGGCAGCGAGTGGAACACCGTCCACTACACGCCCGCCCGGCGGCTGGCGGTACAGCTCAGCGCCGACGGCACCACCGCCATGGATTTCCGTCTGGCCGCGCTGGCCGAAAGCCCGGCCGTGGACCGCAGCTATTTCAATAACGCCTGTTTTCTGGGCGACAGCCTGACGCAGGGGATGCAGATCTACAGCACCGGCCTGCCGGAAGCCTCCTTCTACGCCTATAAAGGCATCGGCCCCAACGCCGTGGTCAACAGCACCACCTGCACCCGCCGGGACGGCGTCAAGGAGATCCCGATGGAGGTGCTGACGGCCCAGCAGCCAAAGGTGCTCTACATCCTGCTCGGCACCAACGTGCTCAACCGGGACGGCGATTATTCCAGCTTCCTCACCTACTACCGCCTCATGCTGGACATGATCGCACAGGCCCTGCCCAACACGCAGATCTACGTCCAATCCATCACGCCGGTGCGGCCGGAAGTCCGGGCCTCTCACCCTGGCCTCTACAAAGAGCGCTTGTGCGAGATCAACGACGAGCTTTCCGCCATCGCGCTCGAAAAAGGCTGCGTCTTCCTCAACCTGTGGGAGGCCCTGGCCGACGAGAACGGCGACCTGAAGGCCGAATACGCCCAGAGCGACGGCTACCACGTCAAGCCCGAAGGCTACACCGCCTGGGTCGATTACCTCCGCACCCACACCATCAACCCCGGCGTGACCTCCGCTGCGGCATGA